In Saccharomyces eubayanus strain FM1318 chromosome XIV, whole genome shotgun sequence, the sequence CCGAGTATGATAGGTGGTGGGGAGACTACTCTCAATACTGTGTCCGTCGTAAACACAAATGGCAGTTGCTGTTAGAGAAAAGTGGTTTACCAGTTACTGACGATTCACCCGCACGATTCCCATCCAAGAGCGAACGATTGAAAAGGTATGTTAGAAAGGGTATTCCAGCGGAATGGAGAGGAAATGCATGGTGGCATTTTGCCAGAGGACAGGAAAAActaaacaagaacaaaggTATTTACTCACAACTTctgcaaaaaatgaaacagaTTAAGAAACAGAACCCCAATGAAAAGCAAGTGCAAGACTTGGACATTATTGAACGTGATTTGAATAGAACTTTTCCAGACAATGTACATTTCCAAAGCGCCTCCTACAACAAAGAAGAGCCGCCGATTATCAAATCCCTGCGTCGAGTGCTTGTCGCATTCTCGCTGTATAATCCGAAAATTGGTTATTGTCAGTCTATGAATTTTCTTGCTGGTTtgcttttattatttttagatgaagaaagagCCTTTTGGATGCTAGTGATTATCACATCAAGATATTTACCTGGAGTGCACAACATCAACCTGGAAGGTGTTAATATTGACCAAGGCGTATTAATGTTATGTgttaaagaatatattcCTGAGGTTTGGTCGTACATTAAACCTTCCATTGATCATCACCAGCAAAATAACAAAACCTTCTCTCCGTCCAACAACAAAGTTCTATTCAATATGCAAAAGAATGAATTTTTGTACAGACTACCGCCAATTACTCTGTGTACAGCGAGCTGGTTCATGAGCTGCTTTGTTGGAATTGTGCCGATAGAGACGACGCTAAGAATATGGGATTGTTTATTCTACGAGGAATCgcattttttgttcaagacCTCGCTGGCTGTGTTAAAGTTGAGTGAGCACGAACTTTCCAAGACAAAGCCTCGTAGCAATTCGCTTAACCATTCTTGGACTTCTAACACGAACCAGAGAAACGGATCAATGGGTCAAGAAGATAGTGATatggaaatttttcaggtGATACAGACATTCCCCAAGACACTATTGAACCCTAACGAGATATTTGAGAagattattttcaaaagaaggttCAATTTGAATAGGCTAGATCAGGATGAAATCGACAGATGTCGAAAATTCGTTGCGGCACAACGTCTCAAGTTTAAGACATATGGTGAGCTTCTTGGAAGCGCAACATCAGAAGCAGAATTGACCAGTGCCAATGTCAACACAGATGCCAAAGGTACCCACATCACAAGTGATGCAGTTAATGAAGCATTATCTTCAGAAGTGTATGGATTCAAAAAGAGCCTAGCTGGAGTTCATTGGAATAACAGCATTAAGGAAAAAGTTAAGCAaatgagaaagaaaaaggacaGGAATGACTGAGCccttttctccttttttgtttttgcaTAAACCAATATACAAATAATCAAATAGcatatatgtacataaacttatatatcatttttgaGCATCAATCTTTTATAGATTTTGTTCACTTACCATTTTTCATGATTATAACGGCAATTTTTCAGCGATGCCCACTAGCAgcgaaatgaaaaatttattgaagCTGAGGTAATACTGTGGACATTATGTGCAGACCCTACATACAACAAACAGAGCGCGAGTAATCAAGTGAAGAATGAACGGGATATTTGCTATTGAGAAGCCCAGTGGCATAACATCTAACCAGTTTATGTTGAAGCTACAGCATGCTTTAACTAAAAGTCAAATATTCTCGAAGGAAATTCAAAGGGCAACAGCTGAGAGAAGAGAGCAGTATGAACAGCAGACAGGTAAGAAAGcgagcaaaagaaaactgcGTAAAGTTTCGAAGGTGAAGATGGGACACGGGGGAACGTTGGATCCGCTGGCTTCTGGTGTCCTTGTAATCGGTATTGGAACAGGTACTAAGAAATTAGCAAATTATCTTTCAGGTACTGTTAAGGTTTATGAAAGTGAAGCCTTGTTTGGTGTCTCGACCACTTCAGGAGACGTAGAGGG encodes:
- the MSB3 gene encoding Rab GTPase-activating protein MSB3, giving the protein MQNDQQRLSLHNRAVFTHPYKRLGGAFPVKSPSVPNFHDRVHPGHSSSDPALVNDDSILSDHPTVERSCLGQVSPSEHDGNLSVIDLYGDEVESQRVDDDDDDDEDDDDDDDQDATHSDDLDLLPGEGGQHIELDDVTAGTSKSASADGVNKTHFDRYGFKKQNNYISESEYDRWWGDYSQYCVRRKHKWQLLLEKSGLPVTDDSPARFPSKSERLKRYVRKGIPAEWRGNAWWHFARGQEKLNKNKGIYSQLLQKMKQIKKQNPNEKQVQDLDIIERDLNRTFPDNVHFQSASYNKEEPPIIKSLRRVLVAFSLYNPKIGYCQSMNFLAGLLLLFLDEERAFWMLVIITSRYLPGVHNINLEGVNIDQGVLMLCVKEYIPEVWSYIKPSIDHHQQNNKTFSPSNNKVLFNMQKNEFLYRLPPITLCTASWFMSCFVGIVPIETTLRIWDCLFYEESHFLFKTSLAVLKLSEHELSKTKPRSNSLNHSWTSNTNQRNGSMGQEDSDMEIFQVIQTFPKTLLNPNEIFEKIIFKRRFNLNRLDQDEIDRCRKFVAAQRLKFKTYGELLGSATSEAELTSANVNTDAKGTHITSDAVNEALSSEVYGFKKSLAGVHWNNSIKEKVKQMRKKKDRND